ACCGTGGTGGGGGAGAAGGGCAGCCGGCTGTCCGCCGGTGAGCGCCAGCGCATCGCCATCGCGCGGTCGCTGCTCAAGGACCCGCCCATCCTCGTGCTGGACGAGCCCACCAGCGCCCTGGACGCGGAGAGCGAGGCGCTGGTGCAGGAGGCGCTGGGCCGCCTGATGAAGGGCCGCACCACGTTCGCCATCGCCCACCGGCTGTCCACGGTGGTGGACGCGGACCGCATCCTGGTGCTCCAGGAGGGCCGCATCGTCGAACAGGGACGGCACGAGGAGCTCATGCACCACGGTGGCTACTACGCGTCGCTCGTGCGCCGACAGACGCGGGGGCTGCTGCCCGACCGCCCCCTGGCGCCTCCGTCACCCCTGTCCGCCTGAGCGGGCGCGCATCCAGGCAAGCCATCAGGGAGGGGTGACCCGGACGGTGTGGTGTTTACCGTTCTCTCGGACAGGCCAGTGGCCGCGCGCGTGGACGCGGCCCTGGGGGCGGGAGGGCACATGGGCCGCAAACACATCCTCATCACCGGGGGAGCGGGCTTCATCGGCTCGCACCTGGCGGACGAGCTGCTTGCGCACGGTCACCGGGTGCGGGCGCTGGACGCCCTGGTGCCCCAGGTGCACGGCCCCGGATATGAGCGCCCGGACTACCTGTCGCCGGAGGTGGAGCTCCACGTGGGGGACGTGCGCGACGCGCAGGCGGTGCGCCGGGCGCTGGAGGGCGTGGACTGCGTCGTGCACCTGGCCTCCGCGGTGGGCGTGGGCCAGAGCATGTACGAGGTCGCCCACTACACGTCGGTGAACAACCAGGGCACCGCCGTGCTGCTCCAGGCCCTCATTGAACGCCCGGTGGAGCGGCTGGTGGTGGCCTCCAGCATGAGCGTCTACGGCGAGGGGCTGTACCTCACGCCGGACGGGCGCACGGCGCCGGGGCCGGAGCGGTCGCTGTCCCAATTGCAGGCGGGGGACTGGGAGCCGCGCGACGCGAACGGTGCGCGGCTGACGCCCGTGCCCACGCCCGAGGACAAGACGCCCACGCTGTCGTCCGTCTACGCGCTGTCGAAGTTCGACCAGGAGCGGCTGTGCCTGCTGGTGGGCCGCGCGTACCGCATCCCCACCGTGGCCTTGCGCTTCTTCAACGTCTATGGCCCGCGCCAGGCGCTCTCCAACCCGTACACCGGCGTGCTGGCCATCTTCGCGTCGCGGCTGCTCAACGGGAACGCGCCGCTGCTCTTCGAGGACGGCCTGCAGCAGCGCGACTTCGTGAACGTGCACGACGTGGCGCAGGCCTGCCGGCTGGCGCTCCAGGTGGAGGGCGCCGCCGGGCAGGTGCTCAACGTGGGCAGCGGCCGCGCCGTCACCGTGCGCGAGGTGGCGCGCGCGGTCGGAGAGGTGATGGGCCTGTCCCGGATGCGGCCGGCGGTGACGGGGAAGTACCGCATGGGCGACATCCGCCACTGCTTCGCGGACATCACCCGCGCGCGCGAGGTGCTGGGGTACGCGCCCCGCGTCGGCTTCCAGGAGGGGCTCCTGGAGCTGTCGCGGTGGCTGGTGGGCCAGGCGGCCCAGGACCGGGCCGCGCAGGCTCGAGCGGAGCTGGACGCGAGGGGGCTCACCGTATGAGGCCCGGACGGGGGGAAGGGACGGTCGTCATCTTCGGGGGCGCGGGCTTCATCGGCTCCAACGTGGCGGACCATTACCTCCAGGACGGGCGGACGGTGCGCGTGTTCGACAACGTGTCGCGCCCCGGCGTGGAGAAGAACCTGCGCTGGCTGCGCGAGCGCCACGGCGAGCATCTGCGCATCGACGTGGCGGACACGCGCGACCTGAGCGCGGTACGGCGGGCGCTGCACGGCGCGAGCGAGGTGTTCCACTTCGCCGCGCAGGTGGCGGTGACGCACAGCCTCCAGTCCCCGCTCCACGACTTCGACGTCAACGCGCGTGGCACGCTCCACATCCTGGAGGCGCTGCGGGAGATGGAGACTCCAGCGTCGCTGGTGTTCACCTCCACCAACAAGGTCTACGGAGGGTTGCCGGGGCTGGAGCTCGCGGTCTGTGGGCAGCGCTACGCGCCCACGGATCCGCGCACGCTGGCGCACGGCATCAGCGAGCAGTGCCCGCTCGACTTCGAGAGCCCCTACGGGTGCTCCAAGGGGGCGGCGGACCAGTACGTACTGGACTTCGCGCGCACCTTCGGCCTGCCGACGGTGGTGTTCCGGATGAGCTGTATCTACGGGCCCCGGCAGTTCGGCACGGAGGACCAGGGCTGGGTGGCGCACTTCCTCCTGCGGGCGCTGGAAGGCGAGCCGCTCACGCTCTACGGCGACGGCATGCAGGTGCGCGACATCCTCTTCGTGGAGGACCTGGTGCGCGCCTTCTGGCTGGCCCAGCAGGCCATGCCGCGCATCCGGGGCCGGGCCTTCAATATCGGCGGGGGGCCGGGGCAGACGGTGAGCCTGCTGGAGCTGCTGGCGCTCATCCAGCGCCGCACGGGCCGGATGCCGCGCGTCGGCTTCGAGGACTGGCGCACGGGCGACCAGCGCTACTACGTCTCCGACACGCGCGCCTTCACGCGGGCCACCGGATGGGTGCCCCGGGTGGGCGTGGAGGAGGGGGTGGCGCGGCTGGGGGACTGGCTGGAGGAGCTGCGGGGCGGCCGGGTGCGGCAGGCGATGGGGCGGGGGGAGACGCTTGAAGCCGTCGACGTCCAGCCCTGAGCCCGCGCGGCCACCGCCCGTGCGCCGGGTGTTGATGACCGCCGACACGGTGGGCGGCGTCTGGTCCTACGCGCTGGAGCTGTGCCGCCAGCTCTGCTCCCGCGGCGTGCGCGTGGAGCTGGCCACGATGGGAGCGCCCCTGTCCCCGGCCCAGTGGCGGGAGGCCCGAGCGCTGCCCGGGCTCACGGTGCACAAGAGCACCTGGCGGCTGGAGTGGATGGACGCGCCCTGGGACGACGTGCGCGCCGCCGGCGAGTGGCTGCTGGAGCTGGAGGCCCGGCTGTCACCGGACGTGGTTCACCTCAACGGCTACTGCCATGGCGCGTGGCCCTTCCGCGCGCCGGTCCTGGTGGTGGCGCACTCGTGCGTCCTCTCCTGGTGGGAGGCGGTGAAGCACGAGCCCGCGCCGGCCCGCTACGCGCGCTACCGCGACGAGGTGGCGAAGGGACTCCACGCGGCCTCCGTCGTGGTGGCGCCCACGCGGGCCATGCTCGATGCCGTCACGCGGCACTACGGCGCGCTTCCTTCCGCGCGGGTCATCCCCAACGCGCGGGACGCACAGGCCTTCGCGCCCGCCGTGAAGGAGCGCTTCGTGCTCGCGGCGGGACGGCTGTGGGACGAGGCAAAGAACCTGGCCGCGCTGGAGGCCGCCGCGCCACAGCTGCCTTTTCCCGTCTACGTCGCCGGAGACGCCACGTCCCCCGGAGGCAGCGAGCGCGCCACGACGCGGAGCACCCGGCCCCTGGGACACCTTCCGCCTCCCGTGCTCGCGGACTGGATGGCGCGCGCGTCCGTGTACGCGCTGCCCGCGCGCTATGAGCCCTTCGGCCTGTCCGCGCTGGAGGCCGCGCTCGCCGGATGCGCGCTGGTGCTGGGGGACATCCCCAGCCTGCGCGAAGTGTGGGGAGACGCCGCGCGCTTCGTGCCGCCGGACGACCCCCGGGCCCTGGCGCGGACCCTGCGCCTGCTCATGAACCCTTCCAGCGAGCGCGAGGCCCTGGCCGCGCGGGGCCGTCAGCGCGCGCTCACCTTCACGCCCGGCCGGATGGCGGAGGCGTACCTGGAGCTCTACGCGGGCCTCGTCCGGCCCGAGCGCCGTGTGTCCTGACGAACCGAGGAGCCTGCCCACCCATGCGTGTCATCCTCTTCTGCCACTCCCTGCTGTCGGACTGGAACCACGGCAACGCCCACTTCCTGCGCGGCGTGGTGACGGAGCTGTCCGCGCGCGGCCACTCCGTGCGCGTGCTGGAGCCCGCGGACGCGTGGAGCTTCCAGAACCTCCTGGAGGAGCCCCACGGCACGGCCGTGCTCAATGAAGTCCGCACCCTCTATCCGCGCGTGCGCCCGGAGCGCTACCGGCCTGACGCGCTGGACCTGGAGGCCGTGCTCGACGGCGCGGACCTGGTGCTGGTGCACGAGTGGACCCCGCCGGACCTGGTGCGCCGCATCGGGGAGCACCGCCGCGATGGTGGCCGCTTCCGCCTCCTCTTCCACGACACCCACCACCGGGGCGTGAGCGCGCCCGACGTGGTGGCCCGCCAGGACCTGTCCCAGTACGACGGCGTGCTCGCCTTTGGAGACGTGCTCCGGGACCTCTACCTGGAGCGGGGCTGGGCGAAGCGCGCATGGACCTGGCACGAGGCCGCCGACGTGCGCGTGTTCCACCCGCACCCGCGCAACCGCGAGGTGCGCGACCTGGTCTGGATTGGCAACTGGGGTGACGACGAGCGCACGAAGGAGCTGGAGGCGTTCCTCCTGGAGCCGGTGCGCACCCTGGGCCTGACGGCGCGGGTGCACGGCGTGCGCTACCCGGCCCCCGCCCTGCGGGCCCTCTTCGACGCCGGCATCGAGTACGCCGGCTGGCTGCCCAACCACCGCGTGCCGCTGGCCTTCTCCCAGGCCCGCGTCACCGTGCACATCCCCCGGCGGCCCTACGCCACCCAGCTGCCCGGCATCCCCACCATCCGCCCCTTCGAGGCGCTGGCGTGCGGCATTCCGCTGGTGTCCGCCCCCTGGGAGGACACGGAGGGGCTCTTCACCGCGGGGAAGGACTACCTCGTCGCCCGCGACGGCGCCCAGATGCGGCGCCACCTGTCCGCGCTCGTCGCGGACCGGGAGATGCGGCACGCCTTCGCGGAGGCCGGCCTGCGCACGGTACTGTCGCGGCACACCTGCGCGCACCGCGTGGAGGAGCTCCTGGACATCTGCCAGGCGCTGGGGATGTCCCGCGACATGCTCCACCCGCTGTCCTCCGAAAGGGTCCTCGCATGAGCCACGGCCTGCGCATCGCCTTCTTTGGTTCGAGCCTGGTGTCCGCCTACTGGAACGGCGCGGCCACCTACTACCGGGGCCTCATCCGCGCCCTGCACGCGCGCGGTCACCGGGTCACCTTCTACGAACCGGACGCCTACGGCCGGCAGGAGCACCGCGACCTCCAGGACCCGGACTGGGCCCGCGTCGTCGTCTACTCCAACGACCGCGGCTCGCTGGATGAATGCCTGGATGACGCCTTCGGCGCGGACGTGGTGGTGAAGGCCAGCGGCGTGGGCACCTTCGACGCGTACCTGGAGGCGCGGGTGCTGGAGCTGCGCCGCTCCGGCACGCAGGTGGTGTTCTGGGACGTGGACGCGCCCGCCACGCTGGAGCGCGTGGCGAAGGACGCCCATGACCTCTTCCGCCCGCTCATCCCGCGCTACGACGGCATCCTCACGTACGGGGGCGGCGCTCCGGTGGTGAACGCGTACCGCGAGCTGGGCGCGAAGCAGTGCGTGCCCATCTACAACGCGTTGGACCCGGACACGCACCACCCCGTGGCGCCCGAGCAGCGCTTCGCCGGGGACCTGGCCTTCCTGGGCAACCGGTTGCCGGACCGCGAGGCGCGCGTGGAGGCCTTCTTCCTCAAGGCGGCGGAGGCGCTGCCCCGCTCGCGCATGCTCCTGGGGGGCAGCGGCTGGGAGGACCGCGTCGTGCCCGCCAACGTCGTGCGCCTGGGCCACGTCTACACGCAGGACCACAACGCGTTGAACTGCTCGGCGCGCGCGGTGCTCAACATCCACCGCGACAGCATGGCGCGCTTCGGCTTCTCACCGGCCACGCGCGTGTTCGAGGCCGCGGGCGCGGGCGCCTGCCTCATCACCGACGCCTTCGAGGGCGTGGAGCAGTTCCTGGAGCCCGGCCGCGAGGTGCTGGTGGCCCGCTCCGGAGAAGAGGTCGCCGAGCACGTGGCCCGCCTCACCCCGGAGGATGCACGCCGCCTGGGACAGGCCGCGCTCCGGCGCGTGCTGGCCAAGCACACGTACGCGCACCGCGCGGTGGAGGTGGAGGCGGCGCTGGGCTACCGCGCGGGAGGTCGGGCGTGATGGAGCCCCAGCGCATGCGCATCGTCATCCTGGGGCTGTCCATCACCTCCAGCTGGGGCAACGGCCACGCGACCACCTACCGGGCGCTGGTGCGGGAGCTGGTCCGGCGCGGGCACGACATGCTCTTCCTGGAGCGGGATGTCCCCTGGTACGCCGCGCACCGCGACCCGGGCGGCACCTGGGCCGGACGCACGGAGCTGTACACGGGCCTGGAGGACCTGCGTCAGCGCTTCACCTCCGAGGTCCGCGGGGCCGACCTCGTGGTGGTGGGCTCCTACGTCCCGCAGGGCGTGGACGTGGGCGCGTGGGTGCAGGGCACCGCGAAGGGCGTCACGGCGTTCTATGACCTCGACACGCCGGTGACGCTGGCGAAGCTGGAGCGCGGGGACTTCGAGTACCTCGCGCCCCACCTGGTGCCCGGCTACCAGCTCTATCTGTCCTTCACCGGCGGCCCCACGCTCCAGCGCATTGAACGGGAGCTGGGCTCGCCCGCGGCCCGGCCGCTGTACTGCAGCTGCGACCCGGAGCTGTATGGCCCGGGCGCGGGGCGGCCTCGCTGGGACCTGGGCTACCTGGGCACGTACAGCGACGACCGGCAGCCGGTGCTGGAGCGGCTGATGCTGGACGCCGCGCGAGGCTGGCCCGAGGGCCGCTTCGTCGTGGCCGGCCCGAGCTACCCGAAGGCGTGGTGTGGCCGCCCAACGTGGAGCGCGTGCAGCACCTGGCACCGCCGGAGCACGCGGCCTTCTACACCGCCCAGCGCTTCACGCTGAACGTCACCCGCGCGGACATGGTGCGCGCCGGGCACTCGCCGAGCGTGCGCCTGTTCGAGGCGGCCGCATGCGGCGTGCCCATCATCAGCGACGCGTGGGAGGGGCTGGACACCTTCTTCACGCCGGGCGTCGAAATCCTGGTGTCACACGACGCCCGGGAGACGCTGCGCTACCTGCGCGAGCTGCCGGAGGCGGAGCGTCAGGCGGTGGGGCAGCGGGCCCGGGCGCGGGTCCTCGCCGAGCACACGGCGGCGCACCGCGCGCGGACGCTGGAGCAATACGCGCGCGAGGCCGCGTCCGGCTGAGCGGGGCGAGGAAGCAGGGGGAGGGGAGCCATGAACATCGCCGTCATCGGGACGGGCTACGTGGGGCTGGTCGCGGGCACGTGCTTCTCTGAGTCCGGACACGACGTCACGTGCGTGGACGTGGAGGAGGCGAAGGTGGCCGCGCTCAACCGCGGCGTGCTGCCCCTCTACGAGCCGGGCCTGGAGGAGCTGGTGCGCCGCAACCGCGACGCCGGGCGGCTTCACTTCACCACCGACCTGCCCCTGGCGGTGGGGCGCGCGGCGGTGGTGTTCATCGCGGTGGGGACGCCCATGGCGGAGTCCGGGAGCGCCGACCTCCAGTACGTGCTCGCCGCGGCGGAACAGGTGGGCCGGGCGCTCCGGCACTACACGGTGGTGGTGGACAAGAGCACCGTGCCGGTGGGCACGGCGGACCGCGTCCGCGAGGTCATCGCGCGCAACACCGTCCACGACTTCGACGTCGTCTCCAACCCGGAGTTCCTCAAGGAGGGCGCCGCGCTGGAGGACTTCCTCAAGCCGGACCGGGTCGTCATTGGCACGGGCTCCGAGCGCGCCCGCCGCATCATGGGCGAGCTCTACGCGCCGTTCGTGCGCACGGAGAACCCCATCCTGTTCATGGACACGCGCTCCGCGGAGCTGACGAAGTACGCGGCCAACGCGATGCTCGCCACGCGCATCTCCTTCATGAACGACATGGCCGCGCTCTGCGAGCGGGTGGGCGCGGACGCGGACCAGGTGCGCAAGGGCGTGGGCGCGGACAAGCGCATCGGCTACGCGTTCCTGCACCCGGGCATTGGCTACGGCGGCTCCTGCTTCCCCAAGGACGTGCGTGCGCTGATGTCCACCGCGCGGGACGTGGGGCTGAAGCTGGACCTGCTGCGCGCGGTGGAGGCCACCAACGCCCGGCAGAAGAAGAGCCTGCTCACCAAGGCGCTGCGCCACTACGGCGACCTGTCCCGGCACACCTTCGCCGTGTGGGGCCTGGCCTTCAAGCCCAGGACGGACGACATGCGCGAGGCCCCGAGCGTGGACCTCATCGAGGGGCTGCTGGACGCGGGGGCGCGCGTGCAGTGCCATGATCCGGTGGCGGGCGAGGCCGCGCGGCGCTGCTTCGCGGACCGCGTGTCGTATGCCTCCACCTGCTACGACGCGGCGGAGGGCGCCGACGGCCTCTTCCTCGTCACGGAGTGGAGCGAGTTCCGCCATCCGGACCTGTGCCGCCTGAAGTCGCTGATGCGCCGCCCGGTCATCTTCGATGGCCGCAATGTCTTCGACCCGGAGCAGGCCCGCGGCGAGGGCTTCACCTACTTCGGCGTCGGCCGGGGTTGAAACCCGGGGCGGCAGGACGCATCGATGGGAGTGCATGGCCTCCCTTCCGCCTCCCAAGCCCTGCGCCGTCTGCGGCCGCGCCATCACCTGGCGCCGCAAGTGGGCGCGCGACTGGGAACAGGTGCGGTACTGCTCGGACGCGTGCCGGGGGAAGCGTGCCGGGGCGCGGGATTCCCCGTGGGAGGCGCACATCCTGGAGCTGCTCTCCCAGCGGGCAGGCGGCGCCACCGTGTGCCCCTCCGAAGTCGCCCGTGCGTCCGGCGACGAGGACTGGCGCGCCTTCATGGAACCCGTGCGCGAGGCGGCGCGCAGGCTCGTCGCTCGCGGCGTGCTGGACATCGTCCAGGGGGGAAGGGTGGTGGACCCGTCCACCGCTCGCGGACCCATCCGGCTGCGCCTGCGAGCCTGACGTCCCGGGATGTGGCGCCCTGCACAGGGCGTTCACGGGCGGTGGAATCGCGCTTGCGCTCACATGGAGGGTCCGGCTACGCGCCGCCCCATGGCCCACGACAAGAAGCCCGCGTTCGACATCATCCTGTGGGGCGCCACGGGATTCACCGGCCGCCTGGTGGCGGAGTACCTGGCTCGCAACCAGGATGCGCACCGCGCGAAGTGGGCCATCGCCGGGCGCGATGAAGGCAAGCTGGACCAGGTCCGCTCGGAGCTGGTGAAGGTGCGGCCGGAGTTCGCGGACCTGCCGGTGGTGCTCGCGGACGCGAAGGACGCGGCCTCGCTGGACGCGATGGTGGCGCGCACGCGCGTCATCATCTCCACCGTGGGCCCCTACGCCCGCTACGGCAACGAGCTGGTCGCCGCCTGCGTCCGCGCCGGC
This DNA window, taken from Corallococcus coralloides DSM 2259, encodes the following:
- a CDS encoding NAD-dependent epimerase/dehydratase family protein codes for the protein MGRKHILITGGAGFIGSHLADELLAHGHRVRALDALVPQVHGPGYERPDYLSPEVELHVGDVRDAQAVRRALEGVDCVVHLASAVGVGQSMYEVAHYTSVNNQGTAVLLQALIERPVERLVVASSMSVYGEGLYLTPDGRTAPGPERSLSQLQAGDWEPRDANGARLTPVPTPEDKTPTLSSVYALSKFDQERLCLLVGRAYRIPTVALRFFNVYGPRQALSNPYTGVLAIFASRLLNGNAPLLFEDGLQQRDFVNVHDVAQACRLALQVEGAAGQVLNVGSGRAVTVREVARAVGEVMGLSRMRPAVTGKYRMGDIRHCFADITRAREVLGYAPRVGFQEGLLELSRWLVGQAAQDRAAQARAELDARGLTV
- a CDS encoding NAD-dependent epimerase/dehydratase family protein produces the protein MRPGRGEGTVVIFGGAGFIGSNVADHYLQDGRTVRVFDNVSRPGVEKNLRWLRERHGEHLRIDVADTRDLSAVRRALHGASEVFHFAAQVAVTHSLQSPLHDFDVNARGTLHILEALREMETPASLVFTSTNKVYGGLPGLELAVCGQRYAPTDPRTLAHGISEQCPLDFESPYGCSKGAADQYVLDFARTFGLPTVVFRMSCIYGPRQFGTEDQGWVAHFLLRALEGEPLTLYGDGMQVRDILFVEDLVRAFWLAQQAMPRIRGRAFNIGGGPGQTVSLLELLALIQRRTGRMPRVGFEDWRTGDQRYYVSDTRAFTRATGWVPRVGVEEGVARLGDWLEELRGGRVRQAMGRGETLEAVDVQP
- a CDS encoding glycosyltransferase family 4 protein — translated: MKPSTSSPEPARPPPVRRVLMTADTVGGVWSYALELCRQLCSRGVRVELATMGAPLSPAQWREARALPGLTVHKSTWRLEWMDAPWDDVRAAGEWLLELEARLSPDVVHLNGYCHGAWPFRAPVLVVAHSCVLSWWEAVKHEPAPARYARYRDEVAKGLHAASVVVAPTRAMLDAVTRHYGALPSARVIPNARDAQAFAPAVKERFVLAAGRLWDEAKNLAALEAAAPQLPFPVYVAGDATSPGGSERATTRSTRPLGHLPPPVLADWMARASVYALPARYEPFGLSALEAALAGCALVLGDIPSLREVWGDAARFVPPDDPRALARTLRLLMNPSSEREALAARGRQRALTFTPGRMAEAYLELYAGLVRPERRVS
- a CDS encoding CgeB family protein; the encoded protein is MRVILFCHSLLSDWNHGNAHFLRGVVTELSARGHSVRVLEPADAWSFQNLLEEPHGTAVLNEVRTLYPRVRPERYRPDALDLEAVLDGADLVLVHEWTPPDLVRRIGEHRRDGGRFRLLFHDTHHRGVSAPDVVARQDLSQYDGVLAFGDVLRDLYLERGWAKRAWTWHEAADVRVFHPHPRNREVRDLVWIGNWGDDERTKELEAFLLEPVRTLGLTARVHGVRYPAPALRALFDAGIEYAGWLPNHRVPLAFSQARVTVHIPRRPYATQLPGIPTIRPFEALACGIPLVSAPWEDTEGLFTAGKDYLVARDGAQMRRHLSALVADREMRHAFAEAGLRTVLSRHTCAHRVEELLDICQALGMSRDMLHPLSSERVLA
- a CDS encoding CgeB family protein gives rise to the protein MSHGLRIAFFGSSLVSAYWNGAATYYRGLIRALHARGHRVTFYEPDAYGRQEHRDLQDPDWARVVVYSNDRGSLDECLDDAFGADVVVKASGVGTFDAYLEARVLELRRSGTQVVFWDVDAPATLERVAKDAHDLFRPLIPRYDGILTYGGGAPVVNAYRELGAKQCVPIYNALDPDTHHPVAPEQRFAGDLAFLGNRLPDREARVEAFFLKAAEALPRSRMLLGGSGWEDRVVPANVVRLGHVYTQDHNALNCSARAVLNIHRDSMARFGFSPATRVFEAAGAGACLITDAFEGVEQFLEPGREVLVARSGEEVAEHVARLTPEDARRLGQAALRRVLAKHTYAHRAVEVEAALGYRAGGRA
- a CDS encoding CgeB family protein, producing MQHLAPPEHAAFYTAQRFTLNVTRADMVRAGHSPSVRLFEAAACGVPIISDAWEGLDTFFTPGVEILVSHDARETLRYLRELPEAERQAVGQRARARVLAEHTAAHRARTLEQYAREAASG
- a CDS encoding UDP-glucose dehydrogenase family protein; translated protein: MNIAVIGTGYVGLVAGTCFSESGHDVTCVDVEEAKVAALNRGVLPLYEPGLEELVRRNRDAGRLHFTTDLPLAVGRAAVVFIAVGTPMAESGSADLQYVLAAAEQVGRALRHYTVVVDKSTVPVGTADRVREVIARNTVHDFDVVSNPEFLKEGAALEDFLKPDRVVIGTGSERARRIMGELYAPFVRTENPILFMDTRSAELTKYAANAMLATRISFMNDMAALCERVGADADQVRKGVGADKRIGYAFLHPGIGYGGSCFPKDVRALMSTARDVGLKLDLLRAVEATNARQKKSLLTKALRHYGDLSRHTFAVWGLAFKPRTDDMREAPSVDLIEGLLDAGARVQCHDPVAGEAARRCFADRVSYASTCYDAAEGADGLFLVTEWSEFRHPDLCRLKSLMRRPVIFDGRNVFDPEQARGEGFTYFGVGRG
- a CDS encoding DUF2256 and DUF3253 domain-containing protein; translation: MASLPPPKPCAVCGRAITWRRKWARDWEQVRYCSDACRGKRAGARDSPWEAHILELLSQRAGGATVCPSEVARASGDEDWRAFMEPVREAARRLVARGVLDIVQGGRVVDPSTARGPIRLRLRA